A portion of the Canis lupus baileyi chromosome 6, mCanLup2.hap1, whole genome shotgun sequence genome contains these proteins:
- the BGLAP gene encoding osteocalcin, whose protein sequence is MRSLMVLALLAVAALCLCLAGPADAKPSSAESRRGGAAFVSKREGSEVVRRLRRYLDSGLGAPAPYPDPLEPKREVCELNPNCDELADHIGFQEAYQRFYGPV, encoded by the exons ATGCGGTCCCTGATGGTCCTTGCCCTGCTGGCTGTGGCCgcactctgcctctgcctggctGGTCCAGCAG ATGCAAAGCCCAGCAGTGCTGAATCCCGCAGAGGTGGTGCAG CCTTCGTGTCCAAGCGGGAGGGCAGCGAGGTGGTGAGGAGGCTCCGGCGCTACCTGGACTCTGGGCTGGG CGCCCCGGCCCCCTACCCGGATCCCCTGGAACCCAAGAGGGAAGTATGCGAGCTCAACCCCAACTGTGACGAGCTGGCTGACCACATTGGCTTCCAGGAAGCTTACCAGCGCTTCTATGGCCCGGTCTAG
- the PAQR6 gene encoding membrane progestin receptor delta isoform X3: MSGYRHPTSSARDCVLSSFQMTNETVNIWTHFLPTWYFLWRLLALAGGPGFRAEPYHRPLLVFLLPACLYPFASCCAHTFSSMSARARHICYFLDYGALSLYSLGCAFPYAAYSMPASWLHSRLHQLFVPAAALNSFLCTGLSCYSRFPELESPGLSKILRTAAFTYPFLFDNLPLFYRLGLCWGRGHTCGQEALSPSHSYHLLCALLTGFLFASHLPERLAPGRFDYIGHSHQLFHICAVLGTHFQLEAVLADMGSRRAWLAMQEPPLGLVGTVATLGLAVAGNLLIIAAFTTSLFRAPSTSPLLQGSPLEGVVKARRH; this comes from the exons ATGTCTGGCTACCGCCACCCCACCAGCTCGGCCCGGGACTGTGTCCTCAGCTCCTTCCAGATGACCAACGAGACGGTCAACATCTGGACTCACTTCCTGCCCACGTG gtaCTTCCTGTGGCGCCTGCTGGCGCTGGCGGGGGGCCCGGGCTTCCGGGCAGAGCCGTACCACCGGCCGCTGCTTGTCTTCTTGCTGCCCGCCTGCCTCTACCCCTTTGCTTCGTGCTGCGCCCACACCTTCAGCTCCATGTCGGCCCGCGCGCGCCACATTTGCTACTTCCTGGACTACGGCGCACTCAGCCTCTACAGCCTGG GCTGTGCCTTCCCCTATGCCGCCTACTCCATGCCGGCCTCCTGGCTGCACAGCCGCCTGCATCAGCTCTTCGTGCCTGCTGCCGCACTCAATTCCTTCCTGTGTACCGGCCTCTCCTGCTACTCTCG cTTCCCTGAACTAGAGAGCCCTGGGCTCAGTAAGATCCTCCGCACAGCTGCCTTCACCTATCCCTTCCTGTTTGACAACCTCCCGCTCTTCTACCGG CTTGGATTATGCTGGGGCAGAGGCCACACCTGTGGGCAGGAGGCGCTGAGCCCCAGCCACAGCTACCACCTCCTCTGTGCGCTACTCACCGGCTTCCTCTTCGCCTCTCACCTGCCCGAGCGGCTGGCCCCAGGGCGCTTTGACTACATTG gcCACAGTCACCAGCTGTTCCACATCTGTGCTGTGCTGGGCACCCACTTCCAGCTGGAGGCAGTGCTGGCCGATATGGGATCTCGCCGGGCCTGGCTGGCCATGCAGGAGCCGCCCTTGGGCCTGGTGGGCACAGTAGCCACGCTAGGCCTGGCAGTGGCTGGGAACCTGCTCATCATTGCTGCCTTCACAACCTCTCTGTTTCGGGCCCCCAGCACAAGCCCCCTGCTGCAGGGCAGCCCCTTGGAGGGGGTTGTGAAGGCCAGACGACACTGA
- the PAQR6 gene encoding membrane progestin receptor delta isoform X2, with translation MLSLKLPQLLRVHQVPRVFWEDGIMSGYRHPTSSARDCVLSSFQMTNETVNIWTHFLPTWYFLWRLLALAGGPGFRAEPYHRPLLVFLLPACLYPFASCCAHTFSSMSARARHICYFLDYGALSLYSLGCAFPYAAYSMPASWLHSRLHQLFVPAAALNSFLCTGLSCYSRFPELESPGLSKILRTAAFTYPFLFDNLPLFYRLGLCWGRGHTCGQEALSPSHSYHLLCALLTGFLFASHLPERLAPGRFDYIGHSHQLFHICAVLGTHFQLEAVLADMGSRRAWLAMQEPPLGLVGTVATLGLAVAGNLLIIAAFTTSLFRAPSTSPLLQGSPLEGVVKARRH, from the exons ATGCTCAGTCTCAAGCTACCCCAACTCCTTCGAGTCCACCAGGTCCCTCGG GTGTTCTGGGAGGACGGCATCATGTCTGGCTACCGCCACCCCACCAGCTCGGCCCGGGACTGTGTCCTCAGCTCCTTCCAGATGACCAACGAGACGGTCAACATCTGGACTCACTTCCTGCCCACGTG gtaCTTCCTGTGGCGCCTGCTGGCGCTGGCGGGGGGCCCGGGCTTCCGGGCAGAGCCGTACCACCGGCCGCTGCTTGTCTTCTTGCTGCCCGCCTGCCTCTACCCCTTTGCTTCGTGCTGCGCCCACACCTTCAGCTCCATGTCGGCCCGCGCGCGCCACATTTGCTACTTCCTGGACTACGGCGCACTCAGCCTCTACAGCCTGG GCTGTGCCTTCCCCTATGCCGCCTACTCCATGCCGGCCTCCTGGCTGCACAGCCGCCTGCATCAGCTCTTCGTGCCTGCTGCCGCACTCAATTCCTTCCTGTGTACCGGCCTCTCCTGCTACTCTCG cTTCCCTGAACTAGAGAGCCCTGGGCTCAGTAAGATCCTCCGCACAGCTGCCTTCACCTATCCCTTCCTGTTTGACAACCTCCCGCTCTTCTACCGG CTTGGATTATGCTGGGGCAGAGGCCACACCTGTGGGCAGGAGGCGCTGAGCCCCAGCCACAGCTACCACCTCCTCTGTGCGCTACTCACCGGCTTCCTCTTCGCCTCTCACCTGCCCGAGCGGCTGGCCCCAGGGCGCTTTGACTACATTG gcCACAGTCACCAGCTGTTCCACATCTGTGCTGTGCTGGGCACCCACTTCCAGCTGGAGGCAGTGCTGGCCGATATGGGATCTCGCCGGGCCTGGCTGGCCATGCAGGAGCCGCCCTTGGGCCTGGTGGGCACAGTAGCCACGCTAGGCCTGGCAGTGGCTGGGAACCTGCTCATCATTGCTGCCTTCACAACCTCTCTGTTTCGGGCCCCCAGCACAAGCCCCCTGCTGCAGGGCAGCCCCTTGGAGGGGGTTGTGAAGGCCAGACGACACTGA
- the PAQR6 gene encoding membrane progestin receptor delta isoform X1, which yields MCLEWQAGQRSCGHPEAVHRSAWRCWAAMLSLKLPQLLRVHQVPRVFWEDGIMSGYRHPTSSARDCVLSSFQMTNETVNIWTHFLPTWYFLWRLLALAGGPGFRAEPYHRPLLVFLLPACLYPFASCCAHTFSSMSARARHICYFLDYGALSLYSLGCAFPYAAYSMPASWLHSRLHQLFVPAAALNSFLCTGLSCYSRFPELESPGLSKILRTAAFTYPFLFDNLPLFYRLGLCWGRGHTCGQEALSPSHSYHLLCALLTGFLFASHLPERLAPGRFDYIGHSHQLFHICAVLGTHFQLEAVLADMGSRRAWLAMQEPPLGLVGTVATLGLAVAGNLLIIAAFTTSLFRAPSTSPLLQGSPLEGVVKARRH from the exons ATGTGCCTGGAGTGGCAGGCGGGGCAGCGGAGCTGCGGCCACCCGGAGGCAGTGCACAG GTCAGCGTGGAGGTGCTGGGCTGCCATGCTCAGTCTCAAGCTACCCCAACTCCTTCGAGTCCACCAGGTCCCTCGG GTGTTCTGGGAGGACGGCATCATGTCTGGCTACCGCCACCCCACCAGCTCGGCCCGGGACTGTGTCCTCAGCTCCTTCCAGATGACCAACGAGACGGTCAACATCTGGACTCACTTCCTGCCCACGTG gtaCTTCCTGTGGCGCCTGCTGGCGCTGGCGGGGGGCCCGGGCTTCCGGGCAGAGCCGTACCACCGGCCGCTGCTTGTCTTCTTGCTGCCCGCCTGCCTCTACCCCTTTGCTTCGTGCTGCGCCCACACCTTCAGCTCCATGTCGGCCCGCGCGCGCCACATTTGCTACTTCCTGGACTACGGCGCACTCAGCCTCTACAGCCTGG GCTGTGCCTTCCCCTATGCCGCCTACTCCATGCCGGCCTCCTGGCTGCACAGCCGCCTGCATCAGCTCTTCGTGCCTGCTGCCGCACTCAATTCCTTCCTGTGTACCGGCCTCTCCTGCTACTCTCG cTTCCCTGAACTAGAGAGCCCTGGGCTCAGTAAGATCCTCCGCACAGCTGCCTTCACCTATCCCTTCCTGTTTGACAACCTCCCGCTCTTCTACCGG CTTGGATTATGCTGGGGCAGAGGCCACACCTGTGGGCAGGAGGCGCTGAGCCCCAGCCACAGCTACCACCTCCTCTGTGCGCTACTCACCGGCTTCCTCTTCGCCTCTCACCTGCCCGAGCGGCTGGCCCCAGGGCGCTTTGACTACATTG gcCACAGTCACCAGCTGTTCCACATCTGTGCTGTGCTGGGCACCCACTTCCAGCTGGAGGCAGTGCTGGCCGATATGGGATCTCGCCGGGCCTGGCTGGCCATGCAGGAGCCGCCCTTGGGCCTGGTGGGCACAGTAGCCACGCTAGGCCTGGCAGTGGCTGGGAACCTGCTCATCATTGCTGCCTTCACAACCTCTCTGTTTCGGGCCCCCAGCACAAGCCCCCTGCTGCAGGGCAGCCCCTTGGAGGGGGTTGTGAAGGCCAGACGACACTGA